ACTTGATTGGAAAGTATGAAAAATGGATCTTTCTGCTTAGCAGAGTCTCCATCAGAACTACCTGAATCTGCTACACTTTTTACATCTCCTGTAGTTTCTTCCTTACCTTTTTGACATCCTGTAAATAATAACCCTATAACCATAATTGATAATATAAATGTAATTATTCTTTTCATGATAATCAATGACCTCCATAATATGTTTTTTAAATATCCAAATACTATCTTATCCCTTTACAGAACCAACCATAACACCTTTTACAAAATATTTTTGAATGAATGGATAGACAATTAATATTGGAATCGTTACAACCATAATAGATGCTGCTTTTAGTGTTTCTGGAATGGCTGTCAGATCATCCGCATCCATAATATCTTGTGGGTCTGATGTTGTTACAATATCTCTTAGGACTAATTGCAACGTATACTTGTTTCTATCATTCAGATATACTAATCCATGAAAATATTCATTCCATATACGAACAGCTACCCATAATGTAATAGTTGCTAATACTGGTTTAGATAGAGGAAGTATGATTCTCATAAATATTGTAAAGTCACTAGCTCCATCAATCTTGGCAGATTCTTCTAGAGAGTCAGGTATGTTGGAGAAAAAGTTTCTCATGATAATAACGTTGAACCCTCCAATCATAGTTGGTAGGATTAATGACCACAAACTGTCTAATAGACCCATACCTCTAACTACTAAATATGTTGGTATGATTCCTCCACTAAATAACATAGTTACAACTATAAATATATTAAAGAATTTCTTACCAGGAAGATATCTCCTTGATAAGGGATAAGCAAATAATGAAGTTGTAAATACTGCTAATGTTGTACCGACTACTGTAATAAATAACGTATTTCTATATCCAATCCATATTTCTTTGAATTTCAGTACAGCTTTATATGCTGATAAGGAAAAACCTTTCGGTATAAGAAATAAGCCGCCTTTTATCGCTAACTCCGGTTTACTTAATGAAATACATATCTGGTTCCAAAAAGTATACAACATCAATAATCCAACTATAGTCATAAATATAAAATTAAATATATCAAAAACTTTTTCACCTTTACTTCTTTTTATTTTCATTGTTCAACCTCCTTCTACCAAATTCCAGCTTCTCCTAATTTTTTACTGATTTTATTAGCTATCCTTACTAATGCAAATCCTATAACACCTTTAAATAATCCAGCAGCTGTCGCAAAACTGTAATTACTTTGATTAATACCTACTCTGTAGACGAAAGTACCGAATACATCAGCAACATTATATACAATTGGATTATATAGAACTAGAATCTGTTGGAAACCAACATCTAGAATCCTTCCTATTCTTAGAATCAATAGAACGATTATGGTTCCCTTTATAGCCGGTAATGTTACATTCCATATACGTTGAAATCTATTAGCTCCATCTACAACAGCAGCTTCATATAGAGATGGATCCACGCCAACTATTGCAGCCAAGTAAACAACTGTACCCCAGCCGCTTTCCTTAAATATTGAAGAACCGACTACGATACCTCTGAACATATTTGTTTTAGTCATAAACATGATTGGCTCAAGACCTATTGATTGTAAAAGTGTATTAACCGGACCTGATAAGGATAATACATTGTAAACAATTCCTCCGAATATTACCCATGATAGAAAGTGAGGAA
The sequence above is a segment of the Vallitalea longa genome. Coding sequences within it:
- a CDS encoding carbohydrate ABC transporter permease, whose product is MKIKRSKGEKVFDIFNFIFMTIVGLLMLYTFWNQICISLSKPELAIKGGLFLIPKGFSLSAYKAVLKFKEIWIGYRNTLFITVVGTTLAVFTTSLFAYPLSRRYLPGKKFFNIFIVVTMLFSGGIIPTYLVVRGMGLLDSLWSLILPTMIGGFNVIIMRNFFSNIPDSLEESAKIDGASDFTIFMRIILPLSKPVLATITLWVAVRIWNEYFHGLVYLNDRNKYTLQLVLRDIVTTSDPQDIMDADDLTAIPETLKAASIMVVTIPILIVYPFIQKYFVKGVMVGSVKG
- a CDS encoding ABC transporter permease, giving the protein MKTAMHLKQKNVVKEITGKKVYKNKVMKNIVKYRQLYIMMIPGILILLIFKYVPMLGIAVAFKDYIPAKGFFASQWVGLDHFKHLFFNSPEFINVFKNTIIISFYKLVIGFPIPIILAILINELRYIGHKRTIQTLIYLPHFLSWVIFGGIVYNVLSLSGPVNTLLQSIGLEPIMFMTKTNMFRGIVVGSSIFKESGWGTVVYLAAIVGVDPSLYEAAVVDGANRFQRIWNVTLPAIKGTIIVLLILRIGRILDVGFQQILVLYNPIVYNVADVFGTFVYRVGINQSNYSFATAAGLFKGVIGFALVRIANKISKKLGEAGIW